CGTGCCGGGCACCAGTACAATCAAAGAGACGATATTTGAAAATCGCTTTATGCAGGCGGTGGAGTTGATGAGGATGGGAGCAAAGATTACCATTGAAGGGGATACTGCGGTCATTAAGGGTGTAAAAAAATTGTCCGGAGCCACACTTATGGCGTCGGATTTGCGTGCTTCCGCGGCTCTGGTGTTGGCAGGCCTTATCGCTTCAGGTAAGACAATCGTCCGACGGATCTATCATCTTGACCGCGGTTATGAAAAATTTGAGCATAAGTTGCGTCGTTTAGGCGCAAGAATCAAGAGACAGAATGAATGAGAAGGACGAAAAAGGTTGTAAAAGTTGGTGATTTGAAGATCGGAGGTGATTCTCCGATCGTCGTACAATCGATGACCAAGACGAAAACACGTGATACAAAAGCGACGATCAGACAGATCAGGAGGCTTGAAAAAGCCGGTTGTGAAATGGTGCGGTTGGCGGTTGTAAATCGAGACGACGCCGCCGGCCTCAAGGTGGTGAAGCAGGCGGTATCCATTCCTCTTATAGCCGATATACATTTTGATTATCGCCTCGCATTGGCGGCGATCGCCGCCGGAGTGGACAAGGTTCGGATAAATCCGGGCAATATAGGTGAATCATGGAAAGTATACGAGATAATCAAAAGCGCAAAGGACAGCGGTATTCCCATCAGAATCGGGGTGAATTCCGGATCCATACCACAACCGATTCTCAAAAAATACGGTCATCCTGAACCGCGGGCCGTTATTGAAGCGGTCCGGAAAATGGTCGATCTTTTCCGCAAAAAGGATTTTGATGATATTGTTCTTTCAGCAAAAGCCGCGGACGTGAGAGATACGATAGCCGTCTATCAGAGATTGAGTGAAGAATTCGACTATCCGTTGCACATCGGAATCACCGAGGCGGGTTTGCCGTTCCGCGGTGGTATAAAGAGCGCCGTCGGGTTGGGTATTTTGCTCAATGAAGGTATCGGTGATACGATTCGTATCTCTTTGACCGCGGATCCCACTGTGGAGGTGGCTGCCGCCTATGAAATACTGAATGCCTTGGGACTCCGACGCCACGGGCCGGTGTTGATAAGCTGCCCCACCTGCGGTAGGTGTGAGGTCGACCTTGATAAGATTGCACGCAGTGTTGAAAATAGATTGAAAAGATACAGCAACTTTATGAAGGTTGCGGTTATGGGTTGTGTTGTGAACGGCCCGGGTGAGGCACGTGAGGCCGATTTCGGAATCGCCTGCGGTAAAGGCCGCGGCGTGGTATTTGTCAAAGGAAAAGAAGTGAAGCGCTCCCATGAGAATGGACTTGTGGAGGCTTTGTTCGAGGTGATCGATGAGAACATTGATAATCGATAACTATGCACCC
Above is a window of candidate division WOR-3 bacterium DNA encoding:
- a CDS encoding flavodoxin-dependent (E)-4-hydroxy-3-methylbut-2-enyl-diphosphate synthase translates to MRRTKKVVKVGDLKIGGDSPIVVQSMTKTKTRDTKATIRQIRRLEKAGCEMVRLAVVNRDDAAGLKVVKQAVSIPLIADIHFDYRLALAAIAAGVDKVRINPGNIGESWKVYEIIKSAKDSGIPIRIGVNSGSIPQPILKKYGHPEPRAVIEAVRKMVDLFRKKDFDDIVLSAKAADVRDTIAVYQRLSEEFDYPLHIGITEAGLPFRGGIKSAVGLGILLNEGIGDTIRISLTADPTVEVAAAYEILNALGLRRHGPVLISCPTCGRCEVDLDKIARSVENRLKRYSNFMKVAVMGCVVNGPGEAREADFGIACGKGRGVVFVKGKEVKRSHENGLVEALFEVIDENIDNR